TCTGACCCGTCTGTCGACCTCTGTTCAGTCTTTAAGATACAGACCGaaaacacatatatatgtagatTATATGATACACACCtattattaggaccactttgttttggataactcagccatttcagacAAGGCTttcaaacatattttcatttccttttggaattgtatgctcttttttattattttcataagtagattctcattatctcacaaaaaaaaaaaaaaacctcttgaGTCTTGAAACTCTTACATATCTTTAATCTGGATTCTTACATATTTTGTCATTCTGCCTTACATTGGCATGAGGAAGCAATTTAGATAACACGTAAGTATTCATTGTAGACGAGCAACGTCTTTTTGAGTAGGTCTATGTATATGCtgtattcatatataatatagacACAACAGACAATATGTCATGTTAATGGACAAGTTCGCTTTCATAAacatgtgaattgagagaatgcagaaTTATTGAtacaacacatcattgaaagtttgggggaaattgaacaatccgttcaaaagttattaactTTTGAAGCTCCAATGCCGCGATCTCTGGGTGAGAAGATATTACAGCTTGTTATTTCACATGATGTGTAAAACGATATaaagcaaaatatgaaaaataacatatttgcatttttctcgtataacaaaagagcacttgacttgcctcatTTTATGAGAGGCAGCAAGATAATATTACCCTAAACGTACTTTTGTGACAagtgacaagtcgagggaatgtgcactttttagaaaaaaaaaaatatttttgtaaaattctccatttttccttacattgttctacgcatgtgacatcttaAACTGaggtagtcttttcatccagcagtgactgcatgggaacttcaaaaatttgtaacttttgaagggactctccgattttcctcaaaccttcatTTTagctgatgcgttctactaatatcgctgcattcattcaatccacatgtatacgAAGGATCCTGGTGAACTTCTCCTTTAATTTTCGTTCTCATACCAATCccctttttatgaaaatcaaatattgaaatgagaggattttcaatattcaatttggtttgtatttatattattgtaattaatgttacataaaataaattgaatttatatatattattctaACATTGTATACACAATTGGTCCACTTTAAAGGTTTTCTGAAGATTTCATCTGGATGAGTCACCTGCGATCTAAGACTACTCCTTTGGTTGTCGCCTGGCCCGTCTCTGGCTCCTGATATATCTAGATTCTCGGGTACAGTTTTGAAAATGTGATCGCTTGGGCGCCAGGGTACGCTGGTCTGCTCAGTGGACGTCGAGGCCGGAAGCTCTGGCGAGGAATCTTCCGAGGACACGCTCCATATGCTGACACTGCTCCGCGTCTCAGCATCCCTGTAAACTCCACGCCAATCGGCAGAAGACCCGTCGATGGAGCTGATAGGCACCACTCGGTTGACGTAGGTTTCCTCGGACATGGAAGGGTGTGGTAGGTTGGATTTCCCCTCCCCTTCGGAGTGTCTTTCTGTTGCTGTTAAGGCTTTCCGTGCTTCACAGGTCTCGCCGGTACACGCAGTTCTTTTCCCTGCGTGGGTGTCGGACCCCGATTTGGACCTTTGGCCGTGTTTCGCTTTCGCTTGCGCAGTGTTGGATCCGGGCAACATTTCCATGGAGACTGTGACAGCAAGAAGATTCTGtgtcaatcaaaattgtgataAAAAGGAAAGCAAACGCAAACACCATCATAGCAGTATGGCAGGCAGTATAGAAATATCAAATGGCCAATCGAAGCCAATGGTCGCCGTTATACAGCAACGCTTCGGAGAAAACACAAAATGGTGCATACTATAAAGATGACAGGTCAACAAAAGAGGGGTCACTTTCCATACATCAATCATTACATATTGCTCTCTGAACATTGATAACACACTTATAAACCAATACAACAATCAATTCTCTACCTTGTCTCCTCATTTCTACACCTACTCGATGTCGATGTCTGTAGTAACTGATATTTTAAATGTTTCATGATAAATGTTTTATGAGAAATGCACTTTCTATTCCTTTAGATACTGTTGTAGGCCTATTTCGTGAACCACGCGGGAGTATTACGAATGGAAATCAATGATCTACCAAGGCATAGAGCATTTAAACGTATGCTGACACATGATTATATGGGTAACCTCATTGGGCTCAGAGAAACCTTAGCGAAACAATTTGATGTACAATGAATTGCTTGGGATAAGAGGAGCTGTTGTGCATGGTTCAGTGAATAAGACAACCAGCAAGCAATCACAGGACATTTGTTCGAGTCCCATGGTAGCAGCTGTTTGTGACCGCGCCCAAGACACTTCATCATAAATGCCTAGCTCGTCTTTCAAAGGGGGTTCAATGCCGATGATCCTacgattgcaaaagaaattgcaATATTCTCAacacaagaagaacaaaaaacaaacaaacaaacaaacaaaacggacTCAGGCAATCTGCCTGTCGCATAATAAGCTATCTCATTTACTTATAGAATGATTTCATGAACGAACCAGCTTTAATCTGTATGTTGGTATGAATTCGTTAAAGAGCCCTATATACTTGCAGATGAAGGCCTTACTTCCGCGTTGGTATATGTAGCCTAAGAATGTAAttattttggcttttttttttccaatctttCAAGCATGCGTCTTGCGTCGTACAATAAATCACGTCTTGCCACTCCTTCTGATGATAATTCTATACCGATAGTCCTTGTGTTGGCTTGAATAACATTCTCCGATATTGCTTCACTGGGTTATTTGTCAGCTGAGTTGAGATGGAATCTATTTCAAGATTGGAACCGAGAACAACCTACCACCATGAATATTGTCATGactatatgcatatatatatatatatatatatatatatatatatacatgtatatatattattatgttgatTAGGatttccacgtgttggcaagataaaaagataagtaacaaaactggaacaaagttcatgctgtattcaccaacggtttatttctgcacacaaattttcgagcgtctcgccgccctttctcaagtgttgatactgagagaacaataacaaaattaagccaTAACAATATATTGCAACCGTAACACGGTTGCAATATACACGGTTGCAATATATTGTTATGGCTTAATTTTGTAATTGTTCTCTcggtatcaacacttgagaaagggcggcgagacgctcgaaaatttgtgtgcagaaataaaccgttggtgaatacagcatgaactttgttccagttttgttacttataaaTATGCATATAGTCATGACAATGTCCAGTATCAGAGAAATGACGCGTGGACGGTTGTTCATCGCCATTTTCCCCTCAAAGCTGTAGCAACATCATGTCCAGAAAGGCAATTCTTAAACGGCTTCTCATTTTTCGCACAGCGTTAAATGGGGGAAACCAGTTTCGCCACGACATGTACCctatcaattttctttttgtttctgccTTTGTCTTAAAAAGAGCACAATAGGTAGTACAAGCATGGTACTTAAGCATAATACGTTTTAGACAAAGAGAAAGGTAAGAAGGGGGAGAGCTACAGAGAGGACAATTTCGATGGCTAGATACAAATAGGAGTAAGCATGGACGGTTCTACACGCAGCCTTTTTGAGTATAGTCTCACTCTCCAAGGTCGTCATTGTGCGCAGCTATCTGCGCATCTAAACAATCTCAGAGACGTTTATAGTCGATATCCCGTACCATGGCATGTCTGTTCTACCATCAAGATGTTTGAGCACTTCATGCGAGGGTGTTTAAAATATGATTTGTATAGTAGTGCTTGACACTTAAGAGACAAAGtacaccttcatagacatgtgggttgagtgaatgcagcaatattggtagaacacatcaatgagagtttgaggaaaatcagacaatccgttcaaaaattaggaatttgtaaagtttctgctcagtcactgctggatgagaagacttctatagcttgtgacgtcacatgtgtacaacgatgcaaagaaaatataaagaaaattcaacatattttctcttttctcacataaaaaatgaacatgttgttgttgttttatagaaagaaagaagagagagacaagaagaaagaagaaaagaagagaaaacatgtgacttcctctttcagaaggtagggggaataatatcaccTTTGCCATAATATTATGTCAAGGACAAGTCAAAGAAACGTGCAaaaatctctttatattttccttgtatcgttctacgcatgtaaCTTCATACACTTaaagtagtcttttcatccagcggGGACTGCGCAAATACTTtaaaattgataacttttgaaatgattgtgcgatttttcccaaactttcactgatcacATGTgatctactgatattgctgcattcactcaattcaaacgTGCACGAAggcgaacttgtcctttaagtttgtaCTCTTGCTTTCGATCCAGTACACGCGTAAGAGTCTGCACGCAGACTTTATGAGTAATTGAGGTCGTCATTATTTTCTGCGCAGCTGTCTGCGCATTGAAGGGAATCTTAATGACGTTTCCTGGATATCCCCAAACAATGTGTAGGTTCTACCAAAACTTTTTAACGCTTTATGCGAGGCTCTTTAAAATTTGATATGTACAGTGCTTGATACTCAAGTTTATACTCTCGCTTCCGATATATTTCTGTGTTTATCTTGTAGTAGTTTCCCATGTAAGGCTCGGTTCTATGTACGTATATGTTCGGTTGactaaacaacaaaaagaaaatgtaaagaaattacACAGcataataaaacaatacaaTGTGACTGATAAAACGTAGATCTAAATTGATACGAGAATTTGGAATGCAAGGAAGCCTTTTTTATACCAAACCAGGGAAAAGTAAACTCAGAGTTGCTATTTGTTGGCCCCACATAATACCGTCATTATCCTTCTAATACCTAAAAGTAAGAATTCACACATATCAGCAAATACGCACTATGTTTcgtgttgttttttctttcaagctTTTATAGGTACAAAAGTCCAAATTTGCCGGtgtaggttaaaaaaaaagaaggaaatctGTCTCCAAGAGGATACTATAGTACTTAGAGGAAATAAAAATTTAGGCATTTCTTGCACCTTAATTGTGAGTTACACTGTTCAATTTGTCATAAGCGAGTATTCATAGAGGCAAGGGTTTATTATAGCCTAAAAGCATAATGTGCTGCACTTACTAAATACTTGTATAACAACTTCATTTTACACTCAGTTACAGTGGGCACAAAAAAGAATTTGAATCTTAATATTATAATTCATcgacaggcaaaaaaaaaaaggagtagtGTAATgtccattcattttcttttcttttttcttcttcaaaaataCAAGCAAAATTGAAAGTTATAGGAGAAGTAATGGAAGGGAGGGGACACCAGCCAAAATGAATTCATGTTTTCGGACTTCACACTCATATTCCTTGAAATATCCCTCAATGACTATACACGCACGGCAAAGTTCCTTAGCTGGTTTCGAATCAGTCAAAATATCCAATGTGGTCATTCTTTTTAATGTGTGTAAAGAATATGACGCCTTGATTAGAgcttatttcaattcaaaaaaGGAGGCAATAATGACTCACTAGGCTCTTGTATTTAAATCACctgggggggcatttcatgaagcattttgtcggattttttttttctgatgaacTGAAATCCtttcatctgattggctgagagcaaatttgttcGACAAGTTTGTCAGACAAAAGGCTTCATGAGTAATGTCCCCCtgatttgaccccccccccccccccccccaatgttgTCCATACCTGCATACTCATATAGTCAGTTTCGTGTTCAACATCTATGACAGAACATGATTCGGCTCGACAATTCGGGCCGGGTCGTTCGGCCGCCGCGGCTGCAGTCAGGTCATCCGAACTCTCGTACCGCCGCCGGTCCTCAGCACCCATTCTTTCCTGAGCGTCCGTGGGCTCGCCTTCTTGCGCCTTGCCCCGCTTCGTCGCGCAACGCGGACAGTGTAGACGGCGCCGGCAACACGGCCAGCTGAGAAACCAATCGGTAGGCAGCAGCTGAGCTTCTCGTCGATTTGGCGGGCAGCAGGAATCCGTCATCCGCCGACAGAGCTGATTCAGAAGCACGCCTGTGACTACCATGGCCCATAGAACTCCCACAACTTTCATCAAGTCCTGGGCGGAAAGAGCCTGTTGATCCTCGGTATCAGGTTTAGGACTGTCAACAAATGATTGTCATAGCTGTATTAGCTTTACATCCGGcaaacattaaaagaaaatccACAACTGACCACCACATTCCATACCGGATTTAAAATACGAATTGATATCAATTATTATGACAGGATGCCTCAGAAAACAATAACGATGAAAATCGTAAAATACAACGAACAAAAATAGCAACAAACCCCGATACTTGAACTCCCAGACGGCCCTATGCTCTTAGCATTATGATAGTAATAGTCGATACAACGTTGTCAGTCATTATTTCTCTGTATAATGTGTAATAGGGTGTGTGtgctgttgttggtggtggtggtggtgttgttgttgttgtttttcaaattgttgATTAACCCTTCTGTGCAGGTTTGGACTTAGGACTGAGTTTGCAATTTGGATGTTTCGGcactcttaaaggacaagtccaccttcatatacattaggattgagagaatgcagcaatattagtagaacacatcagtgaaagtttgaggaaaatcggacaatccgttcaaaagttatgaatattttaagtatttgcgaagtcactgctggatgagaagactactacagtgtatgatgtcacatgcgtacaactatataaggaaaataaaaagagaatttcacaaaactttactttttgaataaagtgcacatttcttcgacttgctactgacgtatgttaagggtagtattattccccctgccttctgaaagagagaagtcgagtgttgttttgttatgcgagaaaaatggaaatatgttgaattttctatattatttctttatatcgttgtactcatgtgacatcacaagcttacttagtcttttcatccagccgtgactgagcagaaacttcaaaaattcataacttttgaacggattgtccgattttcctcaaactctcactgatgtgttctactaatattgctgcattcaacccacaatgtctatgaaggtgaacttgtcctttaagcataATGAGGGTTAAACGAAACTAATCGCGTGGCTATGTCGCACTCAGCCAGTCTAAATAGCACAAAGCATAATAGACTGAAGCTTGCCTCTACCCCCGCatgcaaataagaaaatatatgaagagtttgtttgcaaaaaccgataagtccatatttgccaaatggagatatttgcgattaaaggtcaagaaaaataaagagaataataagaaaatttttgcttcttttgaccataacttcaaaaatataccattatatgtagtgaccaatatatcatttaaaaggtattattttgtactttatgacaaagatcgtacttcaaaatcttcaaaaatggacttatcggtttttgcaaacaaacccttcatatgatCTTGTATAAAGCAACATACTAGGTataatacgaaaaaaaaaaggaacatggCAACTCTGGAAATCGACTGGTATCAAAGGATCTATAATGCAATGTAAATGCAAGTTGATTCACTCATACCCATGACACCACTTATGTGACCAAACAAGTACCAACATCTGTTATGAAATAGGTTTTTTCTACTAGTTTTCTTCAGGTTGCTTGGATTGGCGAATATGTGTTTCGTGTTATACCTTTTATAAACTCCTCAAAACaagttctgcaattaaagtttaatatatcatatttctcttataccCGCATTATCTTCATTgagtatgacatcacaaaaatgcCTGATTAATTACCTTTAAAGTGGCACCTCACTTCCTATGATTGAGTGTTCTTtgaatgtgcaaaacagctgagTACGGGGACagatcaaaaaagaaaagtcgcaacaattctgctattgataatgtacagttttgatgaGAAAAAGGACACTGGAATATGCAATGccgaaatgagagcactttcaaaaactctcatttcctagacattagatgactgtttggtcaatcttttatgtttgatttttatctgcagatactactgcagtttttaattcatggatgaagcctggaatctaatgataatctcacaatgcattcttttcaaacacattccttccctgaaacgacaaagcaaatgggaattatactgtttgacataacacgtttgctctattttgcaacatttcacatttgacctttcctcaTACTGTGCATTCCAGGAATGCATAATGTAAACTGCAAGTGAGTTGtcattgtaaagaaaattaatcaggctttcttatgatgtcacatttgatttgaatgaaatgatgtagtTTGAAGAGAAATATAATACATCAAATCGGAATTGCAGGACTTTTTTGAGGAGTTCAGTTCTCCTTTATGATCAACCAGAGTGAAATATTgcattaaccctttctgtgccacgTTTGTTTCCTACCCATAGAGTTGTGTGTGAAgtttgtacacatttgactcattggcataGGAATTAACACCAATCTGAGAAGAGGAGTCATTGAATGCGAAAATGCGGATCACTCAACAAGCTCAAATGCAATCCGCGGCAAAGGATTTTCTCTAAGAACAAGTGACTTACGTCGTCGCAAACGTTGCGCCATCCTCTCTGGGATGTCTCGGGTGCTTCCCATCAGAGATTGGGAAACTGGGCATGCTGGATGAGGCGTATCTGGTGGAGGTGCAGGGAGAATCGTCTGCGTAGTGGAGATAAGGAAATCAAGCTGCGATGAATGAAATCGCAACCCGGAGCAGGTACAAAAGGTGACACAGAGTGTTTGCCGGAAGGCAGACCGTAAACTATAACGGCATCCATcatacttaaaggcataatttaccatttgcagatgaagcaaaaacccagcattagtgctttaaaatagttctaaaatgtgagttagggatagaaacaaccactgtaaaaatttgaatcagtataatcgatgttaagtattgttaaatatacaaaatgtgaacaatagttataataaaaatgtttccagactaaaccatctacagcaggggcggatccagggaggaccgcaaccggcgcacgccccccccccctttattttttgttgaaacaaaagaaataaaaagaaaaaatggggggaggggtacgtgcgcccccctttaattttgtaaacacgccccctctttacggaattcctggatccgcctctgtacagttatggtttattgagaaaaatacagatatctccttatattttaggctatatcgcgaaaatgttatatgatgggatgttttgtggtacaacagacctacacatatgcattaaaataatgtcacatcctgaaaattttttaaatcactgctcccaaaggtaaacgggACCTTAAACACCTCTTTTGGAAATCGATACACTAAGGTGATAATCTGTATTTGCGCTGTGCATGGTTACTCTACTTGGCATCTATGACATGAGCTAGATCCTTGTATATAAATCTGCTATTTATCATATGGTTTGCTCCATCACTTTGGTTGGTTATTAACATGATTAAGGATTATAGTGGACAGAATTGTGGGGGTTGTTTCAGTATGCGCTAAAAGGATTCGTAAGTTCAGTTCAACTGATCTTATAGGGATAATTTTAGGATCAATCGGTCCTCAAAAGTTAGGAACTGTTTCACTTTACCGTCTGGGAACAATGAACACCTTGCACGTTATGGAATACATCGTGAATGTGTATGTATCCATCCCCATTAGATCCCATCTGAATCTGTACAAAATTTGGATTCATTGTTTAGTTCGATAGTGCCCATATGTGACACCATTCATATATCAAAACTTTATATCAGCAACGTGAGGCTAAACCACACCACTGCCATATTTTATGAAGAGTTGATGTATATAATTGATTTCTatgataagtctatggcagcctgtgtgttaaggaaaaatataatcgatcttttgataaaacgggctCCAGAGTTCTTTTCGATTAAAGAGAAGCAGACTTCTGCGATAGTCTTACCATCTGCACTGACCGACGTGATCTTCACGCTAAAACTCCCCAATCCTTTGGAGTCAAACCACAGGTAGGCTTTTGATCCGGAGCTCGTGGCGTTGGTTCCCACTCCGCGCTCGGGCTCAAGCAAACACTGGTGCCGGTCGAAAGCGACAATGTGCCTTTCTGTCACGCAGACAGTATCTCCTTCACCGACATCGATGACGATGAACTCGAAGCGAACTCGACATCCGAGTGGTGCTTCGATGACGTAGAAGGCGAAGGAGAACTTCGGGTAGTGGTTTGGGTagttgggagacgatacattcGTATGAGAATCACCAGGTGGGACCATTATGTTGTATTCTGCAATGAGAAACGCCCTATTTGTAGTTATGTTGTCACGCTCATGATCTGCATGTTGTGATGtatgatataaagatatacatAGAACGaggtatgatatatatatatatatatatatatatatatatatatatatataagagagagagagggagagagagagaatgacaACAAGAAAGCGACACAGAATTAGGAGGGAAATAAtagtaaataaatagatattaAACAGTCATAAAAAACTTTCGTCTTGTAATATAAGGAGGTGTTTCAAGAGTGGGATCGCACATAAAagacatatacacaaacacacgcacaaacatacataattatacatacattaGTATGAAGACACACGAATGTTGCCTTTGATAGCACATTCTCCGTTGTGCGTATATGCATATAACATGTGCACGATTACATAATTGTATTTTGGGTATTTCTCGATATTTCTTAAAATTTCTTCCTAAAGGATTGCTGCGTGTATGCAGACATCACGATTTTATGCATTTGAgggtttttattattatcattatttttattattatcattatcattattattattattgtccaTGAATTGGAAGTATGACTATCATTGAgatatttgaaaaattgaattcaATCCAAACTTCAATTGAAAATATCTGACGCTCAACAACACGCATACTACACACATggacacacaaaataatatccATCATGCTGGTATGTAATCATAATTATCTAACGGGGCAtagtacatgcatgtatgtacatgtctATATTACATAATCTGACATActctttattctattttatgcATACGACAAGTGTAATATTATAAGTTCCGATACAGAAATTGCATTAAGACTATCTATGCTCAAGTTTATATAGGGCACAGTATAGAACTGTGGATTACGAAGCACATACCTCTATGTGTAGATACCTCATGTAGTTCTTCCAGTTACTCACCACTCAAGAATTCATCATGGTTATATTGCATGACCGGGCAACCGCAGGTAATGTGGAACCCAGCTCGACACatataacataattatcatgcTATGAATGCACGTCGTGTATAAATATGATATTATACAATTATTTACCGTCTCCTTCCGTTGCGCAGGCCATTAAACTGAAAGAATTTTCTCTTGCCAGATCTCTCCTCAAATAGATTTTAAGTTTCTGGTCGGGAGACACCAAGTCTGGTGGTATAAGCCGTCCTCGCACCGTCATCAGACGGACAGGGGTTGAAGGGGTGTAAGATGTGTCTTGGTGGTAAAGCTCCAGGTATTCGCTGCCCTCCAATATGACGTTTTCAAAATGTAATAACACTGAAGGTAgatcaaagaaacaaagaagagaaaTATAAGAGGAAAGGAGATAAAGGGAGGTGGATAAGCTAAAtatccagtggaaaaaaaaatgtattttatgttagaagataattatgttttcatttgacgtttgtattacctatgtatattgattggaaaataaaagcatgaatgaatgaatgaatgaatgaatgaatgaatgaatgaatgaatgaatgaatgaatgaaaatacaatGATGATGGTATTGATAATAAGTGTACTAATAATACAGATGACATAATTCACAATCATCAACATACACATGGAACAGTGTGGAAAAACTGAATATATCCACCAACAAATATAGCAGTATAAGTATCATAAGAAGATATTTCAATTGTTAAGTACGTGTATAG
The DNA window shown above is from Diadema setosum chromosome 22, eeDiaSeto1, whole genome shotgun sequence and carries:
- the LOC140245361 gene encoding uncharacterized protein, yielding MEMLPGSNTAQAKAKHGQRSKSGSDTHAGKRTACTGETCEARKALTATERHSEGEGKSNLPHPSMSEETYVNRVVPISSIDGSSADWRGVYRDAETRSSVSIWSVSSEDSSPELPASTSTEQTSVPWRPSDHIFKTVPENLDISGARDGPGDNQRSSLRSQTEQRSTDGSDVIEYSNMQALLERGKFSPLMSDLDKILDRQDSKTNSLSRSDRVLSVIGGIPYETFPKPTGAVNISHVYLGNTLPMTLSRNPPAMGYAARDDAEFGEILPVTRRAPRQKPVMSEYRSYYEIDDIEPGKGFETPAEFSGIVLIDVDHGRLDESEC
- the LOC140245253 gene encoding uncharacterized protein codes for the protein MASLVTVFFLYLTLPSIFGKDVFLQDCPSQVEITRSTFSTGKPVLLIAPGNRRVLLHFENVILEGSEYLELYHQDTSYTPSTPVRLMTVRGRLIPPDLVSPDQKLKIYLRRDLARENSFSLMACATEGDEYNIMVPPGDSHTNVSSPNYPNHYPKFSFAFYVIEAPLGCRVRFEFIVIDVGEGDTVCVTERHIVAFDRHQCLLEPERGVGTNATSSGSKAYLWFDSKGLGSFSVKITSVSADDDSPCTSTRYASSSMPSFPISDGKHPRHPREDGATFATTPKPDTEDQQALSAQDLMKVVGVLWAMVVTGVLLNQLCRRMTDSCCPPNRREAQLLPTDWFLSWPCCRRRLHCPRCATKRGKAQEGEPTDAQERMGAEDRRRYESSDDLTAAAAAERPGPNCRAESCSVIDVEHETDYMSMQVLEG